DNA from Hyphomicrobiales bacterium:
CCCAGCAGGTCTCAACAAAAGCTGCGTTGCGCCAACAGTCGCTCGAAGCCATGAAAATTGGTGTTTTTGGAGCGCCAACGTTTTGTGTGGGCGACGAACTCTTCTGGGGCGATGATCGTCTGGAGGATGCTGTTGAGTGGGCCTGCGCGCTGTAATGGCAGAATTATCCGCCATGCCGTAGCGTTTCAAAACTGTGCCAACGCAGGCGCTCTGAGCGTCGCAATGGTCGCCCAAAGCGCTTTCTAGATGGAGGGAACTCAAGATGCTGAACGGGCAAAATCAGTCGTTTCCATCGTTTGGAAAGCGCCTTAAGCGACAGCGAGTTGCCATGGGGTTGAAGCAGGAGGCGTTGGCCACTGCGCTCGACGTCAGCCAAACATCTATCTCTCGGTGGGAAAGTGGCGCCCATGTGCCAGAGACGCAGATTCAGCATGACGCGTTGGCCTGCCTGGCATCGGCGCGAACCAATGATGCCGCGCTGAAGAGGCTTGTCGAGAGTGCGTCGCTTTGCGTCCACCTTGTCGATGAAGCGAGCCACGTTTGCCTTGCCTACTCTAAACGCCGCGCAAAAGACTGGAACTCGACGGACCGTGGCTTGCTGGGGATGTCTCTTTGGCGGTTCGCAACGGAGGAAATTCGCCTCGCTGAGAGCCAACTCGAAGACCATGGCTGGTGGAACGATGTGGTGCCGATGCCGAAAACCGTCATGACATCCGAGGCAGTCTTTCCCGAGATCAAGATCAGCGAAGGTGGGATGCTGTGGGAGCGTATCTATCTCGCAGACGGCACGCCTGCGCGCCTGGTTACGGCGATTGGGGCCAATGCATAATTTATGCGTGGCTTGGCTGCCTGCTTTCGCATAGCCCAAGGCTATGTGCTTCCGTCAATCCAAAGTCTTTTTGGTTTTCTTGCTATGGTTCGCTGGGCTCGGTGCGGCTGCCCAGTTTGCGAAAATCGCGGTCCCGTTCGGTCTTGTCCGCGAAGCCTTTCCTGAGGTTGGCAACGAAATTGGGTGGTTGCTCTCATTGATCAGCCTGGTCGGCGCGGTGCTTGGGATTGTGGCCGGGGACGTTGTGGGACGGTTAGGCGCCCGGCGGGTGCTCCTTTTTGGCCTTTCACTTGGAGCGATCGTCTCTTTTTGGCAGATCGCCCTGGTCTCTTTTGGACCGATGCTGGCCAGTCGGTTGGTGGAAGGCGCGTCGCATTTGGCCATTGTCGTATCTGCGCCGACGCTGATCTCGCAGTTGAGCGACAAGCGCTATATCGGCCCCGCGATGACGCTGTGGAGCACGTTCTTCGGTGTTGCTTTTGCCATCGTTGCTTGGGTCGTTATGCCACTTGTTGCCTCCGACGGGTTTACCGTTCTGCTTGGAGGCCACGGCGTCTATCTGGCCGTTATTGCGGTCTTGGTGGCCCTGGCCGTTCCAGAATCCAGGATGGAAGCTGTCGCCAAGAGCGATGCAAATCCTGATATCGTCAAAGCCCATATCAGAACGTACACCTCGCCGCGCATCGCTGCTCCTGGCGCGGGCTGGCTTCTTTACACGTTAACGTTTGTTTCGCTCCTCGCCCTGCTTCCAGAGCGCTTGCCGCGGGATCAAGGCATCTGGGCCGCAGGCCTCATGCCGCTTGTCAGTATCGCCGTTGCTCTGGTTGTTGTGCCGATCTTTCTCCGACGGCATTCCAGCGTCGCCATCATCATTGCTGGTTTCGCGCTTGCCTCTGCGCTTGTCCTGTTCAACGTTTTCTTGAACCTGCAATTGCTTTTTGCTGTCGGCCTGTTTGCGTTATTGGGCCTTGTCCAAGGGGCAAGTTTCTCGGCGGTTCCTGAACTCAACTCTGAAGCCAAAGACCAAGCGCTTGCCTATGGCTTCATGGCGCAGGCTGGTAATTTGGGAAATTTGCTCGGCACGCCGCTTCTAATCTTTGTTGCAGGCCATTTCGGCGAGATTGGAATGTTCCTGTCCATCGCGGTTCTCTACCTACTGGGCATTCTCTTGCATTGGCTGCTTGCCAAAACGCGAGGCGCACCAAGATGAGATGGTGTTGCCGACTTAGACGCCGAGCCTGCCGCCAGTGGTTCCTCCTGAGGGTCATCAGCGACGTCAGGCGTCCACAGGTTGACGCTTGTTATCCCTTTGATCCTGCTGCACAAGAAGGGCAGTTCTGGATGAAGGGGATGCTAGGGCATGGGCACGGTTTGGTTTATGGGCGAGGCGCTGATCGACTTTGTCCCGACCATGTCGCCCGCCGGTGATGCCTTCGCGCCACGCGCCGGTGGTTCGCCGTTTAACGCCGCCAAGGCCGCCGCCCAAGCGGGCGCTAAGTCAGGCTTTCTGGGTGCCATATCGAACGATCTTTTTGGCGAACGGCTGATTGCAGATCTTGAGGCGCATGGGGTTGAAACCCGTCGCACGCCGCGCACCGACGACCCTTGCACACTGGCCTTTGTTGAGCTGACTGGTGGTGTTGCACGCTACGCGTTTTTCAATGCGCTGTCGGCGACAGCCCTGATGAATCCTGATCCGGCGGCGTTCGTGCCCGAACAGGGCGATGTTCTCTCGTTTGGCTCGATCTCGTTGATCGACAAGCCGGGAGCCGACAACATTGCTGCCTTTGCCTTGGCACATGCCGATACAACGATGATTGCGCTCGACCCCAACGCTCGTCCGACCATGACGTCTGACGTCGATGATTGGCGCGCGCGCATCGAAGCGATCGCGGCGAAGGCTGGGGTTATTCGACTAAGCGATGAAGATCTCGAGTTCTTGGCGCCTGGCCAATCACCCGCTGACTTTGCCGCCGACAGGCTTAGCCAAGCCGCCGGGCTGGTCGTGGTGACACTGGGCGAAAACGGTGCACTCGGCTTCTGCGGCGATGGCTTGGTGGAGGTTGAAGGCCGACCGGCGGCAATCGTCGATTCGGTCGGCGCCGGCGATACCTTAATGGGCGGGGTGATGGCGGAGTTGATGCTGCGGGATCTCACAATGCCAACCGCGTTAGCCGGTCTCACCAGTGAGGCACTGGGTGATATTTTGCGTTACGGCGTAACGGCGGCCGCCATGAACTGCGAGCAGTCTGGCTGCGCCCCGCCGCCGCGCGCAGACGTCCTGCAGCGCCTGGCGAGCGAGGACTGAAGTGGCCCGTCTGACGCGCGCAGGGCAAATCACGCTTTCCGACACGGCCTCGCTGCGGGTGCGCGCTGCGTGGCTCTATTTCAACCGTGGTCTGACACAAAAAGACATCGCAGAGGCGCTTGGCGTCAGCCGTTCGACGGTTGTGCGCATGCTCGATGAAGCGCGCAAACGTGGCGAGGTCCAAATCTGGATCAACACCAGCCCCGGCGATTGCACAGCCCTCGCCGTTGAACTGGAAGAGGCGTTGAACCTTGACGAGGCGATCGTTGTTCCCGGCTCTGGAACGGCGGACGAGACGGCAAGCGATGTCGGTGCCGCGCTTGGCCAGCTGCTGTCGGATGTCCTAGCCGATGATATGACCATTGGCGTTGGCTGGGGCCGCACGTTGAACGCCTCACTTTCCACCTTTCGACCGCAGCGGCGGTCGGGCATGCGGGTTATCTCGCTGCAAGGCGGGCTGCTGGAAGCCAGCAGCGTTAATCCGATTGATTTTTCCTGGCGCATGGCCGGGCGACTTGGCGCGGACTGCTTGCTCTACCTGGCACCATTGGTCGTCGATAGTCACGATACGAAAACTCGATTGATCGAGCGGTGCGGTCTGCGACAGGTGGAAAAGGCAGCCGAAGAGCTTGATGTCGCGGTGCTCAGCTGCGGCGACATCGGCGTGGCAGGGTCTTCGCTCAGTCACCAGTTTTTGTCGCAGGATGAATATGCCGATCTGCTAAAGGCCGGGGCGATCTGCGACACGCTTTGTCAATTTCTGGACGGCGGGGGAAACACTGTGGCCCACCCCATCCACGATCGTGTCATGGCTGTTGATCTTGACACCATTGCGACCGCCAAGCACGGCATTTTGGCGTCGGGCGGCGCGCTTCGGGCGGCGGCTATTATGGCAACGCTCACGCGCACCGGGTGCAAAACATTGGTCACCGATGAAGCGGCGGCCAAAGCGATATTGGCGCTCAAAGCGTCGGCCTAGCTTGCCAGATAATCCGTGATGCGCCGGTTGACCTTGGTTGCCGCCTCCACATGGGGTAGATGACCGGTCTGCGGCAACAGCATTGCGCGTTCGCCAAGGCTTTTTAGCCATTCCATGTCCGGTGGATTGATCGCATCCTCTTCACCCCAGATTACCAGTGCCTCATTCGGCAGGGCAGGGAGTTCGAAGTTTAACGCGGCTTGGGCGATCTCTGCCAAAGCCTCTCGACGGCCCGGCTTTTCCAGGTGTTTAAGAACATACTGCGCCATTTGCGGCATGATCAGTCGCTCACGCACAACCAGTTGGCGCAGATGCTGCAAGGCTTCGTCTTCAGACTGAAGACCGGGAAGGCCGGTCAAGAAATCTCCAGCGACTGCGCCTGAGCCAAATCCTGCTGGTGCGATGAGCACGGTTTTGCCGATTTGATCCGGCCGCAACGCTGCAAGGTGGGCCGCGATGGCACCGCCCAAGGAATGACCAATCAGCGCGATGGGTTTGTCGTTCTGCGGTAGCAGTTCGGTGAGCGCGCTGGCGATATCAATGGGTGTCGTTGCGCCAGGTTCGGCTGTTCC
Protein-coding regions in this window:
- a CDS encoding alpha/beta fold hydrolase yields the protein MAPVMHRIGGEGDAVVLIHGFGADRLGWVANSPALLDTYTVWAAELPAHGTAEPGATTPIDIASALTELLPQNDKPIALIGHSLGGAIAAHLAALRPDQIGKTVLIAPAGFGSGAVAGDFLTGLPGLQSEDEALQHLRQLVVRERLIMPQMAQYVLKHLEKPGRREALAEIAQAALNFELPALPNEALVIWGEEDAINPPDMEWLKSLGERAMLLPQTGHLPHVEAATKVNRRITDYLAS
- a CDS encoding MFS transporter → MCFRQSKVFLVFLLWFAGLGAAAQFAKIAVPFGLVREAFPEVGNEIGWLLSLISLVGAVLGIVAGDVVGRLGARRVLLFGLSLGAIVSFWQIALVSFGPMLASRLVEGASHLAIVVSAPTLISQLSDKRYIGPAMTLWSTFFGVAFAIVAWVVMPLVASDGFTVLLGGHGVYLAVIAVLVALAVPESRMEAVAKSDANPDIVKAHIRTYTSPRIAAPGAGWLLYTLTFVSLLALLPERLPRDQGIWAAGLMPLVSIAVALVVVPIFLRRHSSVAIIIAGFALASALVLFNVFLNLQLLFAVGLFALLGLVQGASFSAVPELNSEAKDQALAYGFMAQAGNLGNLLGTPLLIFVAGHFGEIGMFLSIAVLYLLGILLHWLLAKTRGAPR
- a CDS encoding helix-turn-helix transcriptional regulator is translated as MGLKQEALATALDVSQTSISRWESGAHVPETQIQHDALACLASARTNDAALKRLVESASLCVHLVDEASHVCLAYSKRRAKDWNSTDRGLLGMSLWRFATEEIRLAESQLEDHGWWNDVVPMPKTVMTSEAVFPEIKISEGGMLWERIYLADGTPARLVTAIGANA
- a CDS encoding carbohydrate kinase; protein product: MGTVWFMGEALIDFVPTMSPAGDAFAPRAGGSPFNAAKAAAQAGAKSGFLGAISNDLFGERLIADLEAHGVETRRTPRTDDPCTLAFVELTGGVARYAFFNALSATALMNPDPAAFVPEQGDVLSFGSISLIDKPGADNIAAFALAHADTTMIALDPNARPTMTSDVDDWRARIEAIAAKAGVIRLSDEDLEFLAPGQSPADFAADRLSQAAGLVVVTLGENGALGFCGDGLVEVEGRPAAIVDSVGAGDTLMGGVMAELMLRDLTMPTALAGLTSEALGDILRYGVTAAAMNCEQSGCAPPPRADVLQRLASED
- a CDS encoding sugar-binding transcriptional regulator, encoding MARLTRAGQITLSDTASLRVRAAWLYFNRGLTQKDIAEALGVSRSTVVRMLDEARKRGEVQIWINTSPGDCTALAVELEEALNLDEAIVVPGSGTADETASDVGAALGQLLSDVLADDMTIGVGWGRTLNASLSTFRPQRRSGMRVISLQGGLLEASSVNPIDFSWRMAGRLGADCLLYLAPLVVDSHDTKTRLIERCGLRQVEKAAEELDVAVLSCGDIGVAGSSLSHQFLSQDEYADLLKAGAICDTLCQFLDGGGNTVAHPIHDRVMAVDLDTIATAKHGILASGGALRAAAIMATLTRTGCKTLVTDEAAAKAILALKASA